A window of Jannaschia sp. M317 contains these coding sequences:
- a CDS encoding glycogen/starch/alpha-glucan phosphorylase, with product MGKTPTCPFGRIHRGPFHVPKDLFQLPTSELFADAIQRHLKASLGKDPDHATRHDWRLAMSMAVRDRVVDPWFESTRATYAKQGKRVYYLSMEFLIGRLIEDVTLNLGLEDIAREAMASLGQDYAELVALEPDAALGNGGLGRLAACFLDSLSTLGIPAYGYGIRYEHGLFEQHFRDGVQIESAETWLGQRNVWEFERPEARYEIGFGGHVDYKGARAVWHPADTVIAKAHDTPVVGWQGKWVNTLRLWSALPNRNFDLEAFNRGDYIGASAPEALARTLSRVLYPDDTTDEGKALRLKQEYFFTSASLRDLLRRFKSEGYEIATLADHVAIQLNDTHPALAGPELIRLLEDEHGLTFDAAIDLAQTCLGYTNHTLLPEALERWPEGMFQGILPRHYDIVRGLHDRVSAENGTQLIEHGEVKMGDLAFVLAHKVNGVSALHSDLVKETVFHDLHRAYPDRIINQTNGITPRRWLYSANPALSGLITETIGNEWVADLEQLTQLELHIPDAGFLDQFAAAKRANKVRLAQWLKDRDGARLNPDAMFDIQIKRIHEYKRQLLNILETIALWNDMHDAPSADWTPRVKLFGGKAAPGYAMAKSIIELINGVAAKVNTDPVTRDWLQVVFPENYNVSMAERLIPAADLSEQISTAGKEASGTGNMKLSLNGALTVGTLDGANVEIREQVGAENFYLFGLTAAEVQAHRAEPDYARAAIEASPRLKRVLGQIANGVFSDGDNRFGDVLGMLWDHDYFLVTPDFDGYFETQRQIDKDYRDPKEWMRKAALNTSRMGWFSSDRTIAGYARDIWGAKSLL from the coding sequence ATGGGCAAAACGCCCACCTGTCCATTCGGACGCATTCATCGAGGACCTTTCCACGTGCCCAAGGACCTGTTTCAGTTGCCCACCAGCGAACTTTTTGCCGACGCGATCCAGCGTCACCTGAAAGCCTCGCTTGGGAAGGATCCCGACCATGCGACCCGCCACGATTGGCGTCTGGCCATGTCGATGGCCGTGCGCGACCGGGTCGTGGACCCCTGGTTCGAAAGCACGCGCGCGACCTATGCCAAGCAGGGCAAGCGAGTCTATTACCTGTCGATGGAGTTCCTGATCGGGCGCCTGATCGAGGATGTGACCCTCAACCTGGGGCTGGAAGACATCGCCCGCGAGGCGATGGCATCCCTGGGTCAGGACTATGCCGAGCTGGTCGCGCTGGAACCCGATGCCGCGTTGGGCAACGGCGGGTTGGGGCGTCTTGCGGCCTGTTTCCTCGACAGTCTTTCGACCCTTGGCATCCCGGCCTATGGCTATGGCATCCGGTATGAGCACGGCCTGTTCGAGCAGCATTTCCGCGACGGCGTGCAGATCGAAAGCGCCGAGACCTGGCTGGGTCAGCGCAACGTCTGGGAATTCGAGCGTCCCGAGGCGCGCTATGAAATAGGTTTTGGCGGGCATGTGGACTACAAGGGGGCCCGCGCCGTCTGGCACCCCGCCGACACCGTCATTGCCAAGGCGCACGACACGCCCGTCGTCGGCTGGCAGGGCAAATGGGTGAACACGCTGCGCCTGTGGTCAGCGCTGCCGAACCGGAATTTCGACCTGGAGGCGTTCAATCGCGGCGACTACATCGGGGCCTCTGCCCCCGAAGCGCTGGCCCGGACGCTCAGCCGCGTGCTCTATCCCGATGACACCACCGACGAGGGCAAGGCCCTGCGCCTGAAGCAGGAGTATTTCTTTACCTCCGCCTCGCTGCGTGACCTGCTGCGCCGGTTCAAGTCCGAAGGATACGAGATCGCCACCCTGGCCGATCACGTCGCCATTCAGCTCAACGACACCCATCCCGCGCTGGCCGGGCCCGAGCTGATCCGCCTGTTGGAAGACGAGCACGGCCTGACCTTCGACGCGGCGATCGACCTGGCGCAGACCTGCCTGGGCTACACCAACCACACCCTGCTGCCCGAAGCGTTGGAGCGTTGGCCCGAGGGCATGTTCCAGGGCATTCTGCCGCGTCACTACGACATTGTCCGCGGCCTGCACGACCGCGTCTCGGCCGAGAACGGCACCCAGTTGATCGAGCACGGCGAGGTCAAGATGGGCGATCTGGCCTTTGTGCTGGCTCACAAGGTCAACGGCGTCTCGGCTCTGCACTCGGACCTGGTCAAGGAAACCGTGTTCCACGACCTGCACCGCGCCTATCCGGACCGGATCATCAACCAGACCAACGGGATCACCCCGCGCCGCTGGCTGTATTCGGCGAACCCTGCGTTGTCGGGCCTGATCACCGAGACGATCGGAAACGAATGGGTCGCGGATCTGGAACAGCTGACTCAGCTGGAACTGCATATCCCCGATGCCGGTTTCCTGGATCAATTCGCCGCCGCCAAGCGGGCCAACAAGGTGCGTCTGGCCCAATGGCTCAAGGACCGCGACGGCGCGCGCCTGAACCCCGACGCGATGTTCGACATCCAGATCAAGCGGATTCACGAATACAAGCGTCAGCTTCTGAACATCCTGGAAACCATCGCGCTGTGGAACGACATGCACGATGCGCCCAGCGCCGACTGGACCCCGCGCGTAAAGCTGTTCGGTGGCAAGGCCGCCCCCGGCTATGCCATGGCCAAGTCGATCATCGAGTTGATCAACGGCGTCGCCGCCAAGGTGAACACCGACCCGGTCACGCGCGACTGGTTGCAGGTGGTCTTTCCCGAGAACTACAACGTGTCGATGGCCGAACGCCTGATCCCCGCCGCCGATCTGTCCGAACAGATCTCGACCGCGGGCAAGGAAGCTTCGGGCACCGGCAACATGAAGCTGTCGCTGAACGGCGCGCTGACCGTCGGCACCCTGGATGGCGCGAACGTGGAGATCCGCGAACAGGTCGGGGCCGAGAACTTCTATCTGTTTGGTCTGACCGCCGCCGAAGTGCAGGCCCACCGCGCCGAGCCCGACTATGCCCGCGCCGCGATCGAGGCGTCACCCCGTCTGAAACGGGTGTTGGGCCAGATCGCCAACGGCGTTTTCTCGGACGGCGACAACCGGTTCGGCGACGTGCTCGGGATGCTTTGGGACCACGACTATTTCCTCGTGACGCCAGACTTCGATGGATATTTCGAAACACAGCGCCAGATTGACAAGGACTACCGCGATCCGAAGGAATGGATGCGGAAGGCCGCGTTGAACACCTCGCGGATGGGGTGGTTCAGCTCCGACAGGACGATTGCGGGTTACGCCCGCGACATCTGGGGGGCAAAGTCGCTGCTGTAA
- a CDS encoding alpha-glucosidase gives MSAPWWQAATGYQIYPRSFCDSNGDGIGDIPGITSKLDYLADLGVGFIWLSPVYRSPMADNGYDISGYRDIAPEFGTLSDFDDLLAQARARGIRIVMDLVVNHTSDEHAWFQEARADPASPRRDWYIWRNAGPDGGPPNGMQSVFGGPAWTWDEVAGQYYFHLFDPKQPDLNWDCADMRAEVHDMMRWWLDRGVAGFRMDVIDLIGKDVDRGITTDGPTLHPHLQEMNAAVLAGRDVVTVGETWSATPETALLYCGRDRGELSMVFQFAHVIAGHDPEHGKWRPRPVDWPALKRVLNTWQEVCAQDGWNSLFWGNHDLPHAVSKYGDDGEHRVASAKALATVLHLMKGTPYVYQGEEIGMTNAAFTRLDQFRDVETLNFHRLQMAAGVAETDFLAGANENGRDNARTPMQWTDGPQAGFTTGTPWIEVNPNHATLNVAADLADPDGVSARYRALATLRAQSEVIRQGRYTPFDADHPQVMAYTRRLDAAWIAVIGNLSSQPVDYALPDRLHLTGWPLFEQAQTTRHLRGIVPLSPWQVIVLSSAPR, from the coding sequence ATGAGCGCCCCCTGGTGGCAGGCGGCCACGGGGTATCAGATCTATCCCCGCAGCTTTTGCGACAGCAACGGCGACGGGATCGGGGACATTCCGGGGATCACCTCGAAACTGGACTACCTGGCGGATCTGGGCGTGGGCTTTATCTGGCTCTCGCCCGTTTACCGCTCGCCCATGGCGGACAACGGCTACGACATTTCGGGCTACCGCGACATCGCGCCGGAGTTCGGGACGCTGTCCGATTTCGATGACTTGCTGGCCCAGGCCCGTGCACGCGGCATCCGCATCGTCATGGACCTGGTGGTCAACCACACCTCCGACGAACACGCGTGGTTTCAGGAGGCGCGGGCCGACCCGGCCAGCCCACGCCGTGACTGGTATATCTGGCGCAACGCAGGCCCGGATGGTGGACCGCCCAACGGGATGCAATCGGTCTTTGGCGGCCCCGCCTGGACCTGGGACGAGGTTGCCGGTCAGTACTATTTCCACCTTTTCGACCCAAAACAGCCGGACCTGAACTGGGACTGCGCGGACATGCGGGCCGAGGTGCACGACATGATGCGATGGTGGTTGGATCGGGGGGTCGCGGGCTTCCGCATGGATGTGATCGACCTGATCGGCAAGGACGTGGACCGGGGCATCACCACCGACGGGCCGACCCTGCACCCGCACCTGCAGGAAATGAACGCCGCCGTTCTGGCGGGTCGCGACGTGGTCACCGTCGGCGAAACCTGGAGTGCCACGCCCGAAACGGCGCTGCTTTATTGTGGGCGCGACCGGGGCGAATTGTCGATGGTGTTCCAGTTCGCCCATGTGATCGCGGGTCATGACCCGGAACACGGCAAGTGGCGGCCCCGCCCGGTGGATTGGCCCGCGTTGAAGCGGGTGCTGAACACCTGGCAGGAGGTGTGTGCCCAGGATGGGTGGAATTCCCTGTTCTGGGGCAACCACGACCTGCCGCACGCGGTGTCGAAATACGGCGACGACGGCGAACACAGGGTCGCTTCGGCCAAGGCGCTGGCCACCGTGCTGCACCTTATGAAGGGCACGCCCTACGTCTATCAGGGCGAAGAAATCGGGATGACGAACGCGGCGTTCACCCGGCTCGATCAGTTCCGCGATGTCGAGACGCTGAACTTCCATCGGTTGCAGATGGCGGCGGGCGTGGCAGAGACGGATTTCCTGGCCGGAGCCAACGAGAACGGTCGCGACAACGCGCGCACTCCGATGCAGTGGACCGACGGGCCGCAGGCGGGGTTCACCACCGGCACGCCCTGGATCGAGGTCAATCCGAACCATGCCACGCTCAACGTCGCTGCGGATCTGGCCGATCCGGACGGTGTGTCGGCGCGGTATCGCGCGTTGGCGACCCTGCGGGCGCAATCGGAGGTCATCCGACAGGGGCGTTACACCCCGTTTGACGCGGACCATCCGCAGGTGATGGCCTATACGCGCCGGCTGGATGCGGCATGGATTGCCGTCATCGGCAACCTGAGCAGCCAACCCGTGGACTATGCCCTGCCCGACCGCCTGCACCTGACGGGTTGGCCCCTGTTCGAGCAGGCCCAGACGACGCGGCACCTGCGGGGAATCGTCCCGCTGTCCCCGTGGCAAGTCATCGTGCTGTCGTCTGCCCCGCGCTGA
- the glgC gene encoding glucose-1-phosphate adenylyltransferase, producing MTDRESQRLAQQSMAFVLAGGRGSRLYELTDIRAKPAMYFGGKSRIIDFPLSNAVNSGIRRIAVATQYKAHSLIRHLQRGWSFFRAERNESLDILPASQQMGNDNWYRGTADAVTQNLEIIEGYGPKYIVILAGDHIYKQDYSLMIKHHVDSGADVTVGCIEVPRMEARAFGVMHVDENDNIIEFMEKPADPPAMPGHPDLALASMGIYVFETEYLAKLLRADDANPDSENDFGKDIIPAIVANGKAIAHPFGRSCVKTGLEKKAYWRDVGTVDAFWQANIDLTDFEPELDLYDTEWPIWTNQELTAPAKFIHNEAGRKGHAVSSMVSGGCIISGSTLDRCLLFTGVRTHSYAELSGVVAMPYVDIGRNARLKDVVIDRGVHIPEGLVVGEDPDLDAKRFRRTENGICLITKKMIDRLED from the coding sequence ATGACCGACAGGGAATCGCAGCGGCTGGCGCAGCAGAGCATGGCCTTCGTTCTGGCAGGAGGTCGCGGCAGCCGACTTTACGAGCTGACGGACATCCGGGCCAAACCGGCGATGTATTTCGGCGGCAAGAGCCGGATCATCGACTTTCCCCTGTCCAACGCCGTGAACTCCGGCATCCGCCGGATCGCCGTCGCCACCCAGTACAAGGCGCATTCCCTGATTCGTCACCTGCAACGCGGCTGGTCGTTCTTCCGGGCCGAGCGCAACGAGAGCCTCGATATTCTGCCTGCCTCGCAGCAGATGGGGAACGACAACTGGTATCGCGGCACGGCCGACGCCGTGACCCAGAACCTGGAAATCATCGAAGGCTACGGTCCCAAGTACATCGTGATCCTGGCGGGCGATCACATCTACAAGCAAGACTATTCCCTGATGATCAAACACCACGTCGATAGCGGCGCGGATGTGACGGTGGGCTGCATCGAAGTCCCCCGGATGGAGGCCCGCGCCTTTGGCGTGATGCACGTCGACGAGAACGACAACATCATCGAATTCATGGAAAAGCCCGCCGATCCGCCCGCGATGCCCGGCCACCCGGACCTGGCACTGGCCTCGATGGGGATCTACGTCTTCGAGACAGAGTACCTGGCAAAACTGCTGCGCGCGGACGACGCCAACCCCGACAGCGAGAACGATTTCGGCAAGGACATCATTCCGGCCATCGTCGCCAATGGCAAGGCCATCGCCCATCCCTTCGGCCGCTCTTGCGTCAAGACGGGGCTGGAAAAGAAGGCCTATTGGCGTGACGTCGGCACCGTCGATGCCTTTTGGCAGGCCAACATCGACCTGACCGATTTCGAGCCGGAGCTGGACCTCTACGACACCGAATGGCCGATCTGGACCAACCAGGAACTGACCGCCCCGGCCAAGTTCATCCACAACGAAGCAGGCCGTAAGGGGCATGCCGTGTCGTCGATGGTATCGGGGGGCTGCATCATCTCTGGCTCGACGCTGGACCGGTGCTTGCTGTTTACCGGGGTGCGAACCCATTCCTACGCGGAATTGTCGGGTGTTGTGGCCATGCCCTATGTGGACATCGGGCGAAACGCACGGTTGAAGGACGTCGTGATCGACCGGGGGGTGCATATCCCCGAAGGCCTGGTCGTGGGCGAAGACCCGGACCTGGACGCGAAACGGTTCCGACGCACCGAAAACGGGATCTGCCTGATCACCAAAAAGATGATCGACCGATTGGAAGACTGA
- the glgA gene encoding glycogen synthase GlgA, with translation MNLLFVASECAPFIKTGGLADVIGAVPKSLPPLGARVRVLLPAYPALSGEVAQGTEVLSLPDLHGGPARVLAVTARGIDLLLLDAPHLFDRPGNIYLDGNGQDWHDNALRFGALSRVGAMIARGDLGDWTPDLVNAHDWQAALVPAYLTDWQVDVPTVMTIHNIAFQGVYAPEVMGPLGLSHSMFDVDRGEYYGGFSFLKTGLMLADRITTVSPTYARELMEPGFGMGLDGVMRARRSDLSGIVNGIDLDVWNPDDDPSIDTPYSARTLKRKAANKSVLEARFGLAPGDGPLFCVISRLTEQKGLDLLLEALPAMLAEGGRLALLGSGDKGLERGFAEAASRYPGQVGTIIGYDEPLSHLMQAGSDAILIPSRFEPCGLTQLYGLRYGTIPVVARTGGLADTVIDANPAALDMGVATGVQFAPITAPALEQAISRTISLYAQPKVWAGMQRRAMRQPVGWDASAQAYHALFTDLIEG, from the coding sequence ATGAACCTGCTCTTTGTTGCCTCGGAATGCGCGCCCTTCATCAAGACAGGCGGGCTGGCCGATGTGATCGGAGCCGTGCCCAAGTCCCTGCCCCCCCTGGGGGCGAGGGTCCGGGTGTTGCTGCCCGCCTACCCTGCCTTGTCGGGCGAAGTGGCGCAGGGCACCGAGGTTCTGTCGCTGCCGGATCTGCATGGCGGGCCGGCACGGGTGCTGGCGGTCACGGCGCGCGGCATCGACCTTTTGCTGCTGGACGCACCGCATCTGTTTGACCGGCCCGGCAACATTTATCTGGATGGCAACGGTCAGGATTGGCACGACAACGCGCTGCGCTTCGGCGCCCTAAGCCGGGTGGGGGCAATGATCGCCCGCGGCGACCTGGGCGACTGGACGCCGGATCTGGTCAACGCCCATGATTGGCAGGCCGCACTGGTGCCCGCCTATCTGACCGACTGGCAAGTGGACGTGCCGACGGTCATGACCATTCACAACATCGCGTTTCAGGGCGTCTATGCCCCCGAGGTGATGGGCCCGCTGGGCCTGTCGCATTCCATGTTCGACGTGGACCGGGGCGAATATTACGGCGGCTTCAGCTTTCTCAAGACCGGGCTGATGCTGGCCGACCGGATCACGACCGTCAGCCCTACCTACGCGCGGGAACTGATGGAGCCGGGGTTCGGCATGGGGCTGGATGGGGTCATGCGGGCGCGGCGATCGGATTTGTCCGGCATCGTGAACGGCATTGATCTGGACGTCTGGAACCCGGACGACGATCCTTCCATCGACACGCCCTATTCCGCCCGCACACTCAAGCGGAAGGCCGCGAACAAATCCGTGCTGGAGGCCCGCTTTGGGTTGGCACCGGGCGACGGCCCGCTGTTTTGCGTGATCAGCCGCCTGACCGAACAGAAAGGCCTGGACCTGCTGCTTGAGGCCCTGCCCGCGATGTTGGCCGAAGGGGGGCGGCTGGCCCTGCTTGGCAGTGGCGACAAGGGGTTGGAGCGTGGCTTTGCCGAGGCGGCCAGTCGCTACCCGGGCCAGGTCGGCACGATCATCGGCTATGATGAGCCGCTGTCGCACCTGATGCAGGCCGGGTCCGACGCCATCTTGATCCCGTCGCGGTTCGAACCCTGCGGCCTGACGCAGCTGTATGGTCTGCGCTATGGCACGATCCCGGTTGTGGCGCGCACGGGTGGGTTGGCCGATACGGTGATCGACGCCAATCCAGCGGCCTTGGATATGGGTGTGGCCACGGGTGTGCAATTCGCCCCGATCACCGCGCCCGCGCTGGAACAGGCGATTTCGCGCACCATCTCGCTTTATGCCCAGCCCAAGGTCTGGGCGGGGATGCAGAGACGGGCTATGCGTCAGCCGGTGGGATGGGACGCCTCTGCGCAGGCCTATCACGCGCTGTTCACTGACCTGATCGAAGGCTGA
- the glgB gene encoding 1,4-alpha-glucan branching protein GlgB — translation MTTLTDAEIEAITTGRLADPFSCLGLHEVNGKLVVRAFLPGASAVDVIDAKTKRRIATLKEVRDGLFEAATRRKTRFRYLLRVTHDDTTWETEDTYAFGPVMGDLDEHLIGEGSHRQLWRVLGAHVMTHEGVAGTHFAIWAPNAQRVSVVGDFNTWDGRRHVMRGRGTTGVWEIFVPRIGEGEHYKYEIIGADGNLLPQKADPFGFGAEHPPATASVVRALDGFDWADADWMGKRGQAIAVDAPVTVYEVHLGSWKRVPEDGNRPLSYLELADDLVRYARDMGFTHIELMPISEFPFDGSWGYQPVGLFAPTIRHGTLREFRAFVEACHVAGLGLILDWVPGHFPEDAHGLGRLDGTPLYEHADRREGFHPDWNTLVFNYGRAEVSNYLTANALYWLDEHHIDGLRVDAVASMLYRDYSRKDGEWIPNKDGGRENLEAIAFLQSTNVTVYGQLDGVVTIAEESTAFPAVSGMVDSGGLGFGYKWNMGWMNDTLRYMEEDPINRKYHHGLITFGLNYAFSENFVLPISHDEVVHGKGSLLDKMPGDGDAKFANLRAYLGFMWGHPGKKLLFMGCEFAQGREWNHDGSLDWHLLDIPQHQGIQALVRDLNATYRAVPALFERDTKPEGFEWIEGGAVEESLFVWARLGADGTKPVVVVTNMTPVLREGRRIGVPQAGHWAERMNTDALDYGGTGEGNLGGVSSEDIAASGRAQSIVITVPPLSTLIFELD, via the coding sequence ATGACGACACTGACGGATGCGGAGATCGAAGCGATCACCACGGGCCGGCTCGCTGACCCCTTTTCCTGCCTTGGCCTGCATGAGGTGAACGGCAAGCTGGTCGTGCGGGCGTTCCTGCCCGGTGCCAGCGCGGTCGATGTCATCGACGCCAAGACGAAACGCCGGATTGCTACCCTGAAAGAGGTCCGCGACGGTCTGTTCGAGGCCGCCACCCGCCGCAAGACCCGGTTCCGCTATCTGCTGCGCGTCACCCATGACGACACCACCTGGGAGACCGAGGATACCTATGCCTTTGGCCCGGTGATGGGCGACCTGGACGAGCATCTGATCGGCGAAGGCTCTCACCGGCAACTGTGGCGCGTGCTGGGGGCACATGTGATGACCCATGAGGGCGTCGCGGGCACCCATTTCGCGATCTGGGCGCCCAATGCACAGCGGGTGTCCGTTGTGGGCGACTTCAACACCTGGGACGGACGCCGCCACGTGATGCGTGGACGGGGCACTACCGGTGTCTGGGAAATCTTTGTCCCTCGTATCGGCGAGGGCGAGCATTACAAATACGAAATCATCGGGGCCGACGGCAACCTGCTGCCGCAAAAGGCGGATCCCTTCGGTTTCGGGGCCGAGCACCCGCCCGCCACGGCGTCGGTCGTGCGTGCGCTGGACGGCTTCGACTGGGCCGATGCGGACTGGATGGGCAAGCGCGGGCAGGCCATCGCCGTCGACGCCCCCGTCACCGTCTACGAGGTGCACCTCGGATCCTGGAAGCGCGTCCCCGAAGACGGCAACCGCCCCCTGTCCTACCTGGAACTGGCCGACGACCTGGTGCGCTACGCCAGGGATATGGGTTTCACCCATATCGAGCTGATGCCGATCAGCGAATTCCCCTTTGACGGGTCCTGGGGCTATCAGCCGGTCGGCCTGTTCGCGCCCACCATCCGACACGGCACCCTGCGCGAATTCCGCGCCTTCGTAGAGGCGTGCCATGTCGCGGGGCTGGGCCTGATCCTGGACTGGGTGCCGGGCCATTTCCCGGAGGACGCGCATGGCCTGGGCCGGCTGGATGGCACCCCGCTTTATGAACATGCCGACCGGCGCGAGGGGTTCCACCCGGATTGGAACACGCTGGTCTTCAACTACGGCCGTGCCGAGGTGTCGAACTATCTGACGGCCAACGCGCTTTACTGGTTGGACGAACATCACATCGACGGTCTGCGCGTCGATGCCGTGGCCTCGATGCTGTATCGTGATTATTCCCGCAAGGACGGCGAATGGATCCCCAACAAGGACGGCGGGCGCGAAAACCTGGAAGCCATCGCCTTTTTGCAATCGACCAATGTCACCGTCTACGGACAGCTGGACGGAGTCGTGACCATCGCCGAGGAATCCACCGCCTTTCCGGCCGTGTCCGGCATGGTCGACAGCGGCGGACTGGGCTTTGGCTACAAGTGGAACATGGGGTGGATGAACGACACCCTGCGCTACATGGAAGAGGACCCGATCAACCGGAAGTATCACCACGGGTTGATCACCTTCGGGCTGAACTACGCCTTTTCGGAAAACTTCGTCCTGCCGATCAGCCATGACGAGGTGGTGCACGGCAAGGGCAGCCTGCTGGACAAGATGCCCGGCGATGGCGACGCGAAATTCGCCAACCTGCGGGCGTATCTGGGGTTCATGTGGGGGCATCCGGGCAAGAAACTGTTGTTCATGGGCTGCGAGTTCGCGCAGGGGCGCGAATGGAACCACGACGGCTCGCTCGACTGGCACCTGCTGGATATCCCGCAGCATCAGGGCATTCAGGCACTCGTCCGCGACCTGAACGCGACCTACCGCGCGGTGCCCGCCCTGTTCGAGCGGGACACCAAGCCCGAGGGCTTCGAATGGATCGAAGGCGGCGCGGTCGAGGAATCGCTGTTCGTCTGGGCCCGGCTGGGGGCAGACGGGACGAAACCGGTCGTGGTCGTCACCAACATGACCCCGGTTCTGCGCGAGGGCCGTCGCATCGGCGTGCCCCAGGCCGGACATTGGGCTGAGCGGATGAACACCGATGCGCTGGACTATGGCGGCACCGGTGAGGGCAACCTGGGGGGCGTGTCGTCCGAGGACATCGCCGCCTCGGGCCGGGCGCAGAGCATCGTGATCACGGTGCCGCCTCTGTCCACACTGATTTTCGAACTAGACTAA
- the glgX gene encoding glycogen debranching protein GlgX: MGVTHDGEGANFAVYSEHATQVSLCLFSPDGQQEVARLPLPERTGPIWHGYVAGLPYGTLYGYRVDGPYQPERGHRFNANKLLIDPYAREFHGRFAHASETYGFDRMDPSVDLSFDARDSAPFVPKSVISRPDLFEPALSPLAGVPASELIYEAHAKGLTMLHPDVAEHLRGTYEGLASDSVIEHLHRIGATTIELLPVQAFPDDGFLIEKGLRNYWGYNTIGFFAPEPRYFGPAGFAGFRAMVQRFHDAGIRVLMDVVYNHTAEGDQTGPTLAFRGLDNASYYRLIDGQKRYYVNDAGTGNTLNMTNPHVLRMVLDSLRFWVTQMGIDGFRFDLATTLGRESYGFDPHGGFLDALRQDPILSQVRLIAEPWDLGPGGYQLGNFPYEFSEWNDGFRDTARRFWKGDDHATQELGGKLLGSADKFDCNGRRTWASINFLTSHDGFTLADVTAYNEKHNAANLEDNRDGHSGNYSDNCGVEGATDDPVILAKRALRARNLLATMFLSQGTPMLLAGDEVGNSQGGNNNAYCQDSDIGWIDWSGDDALTAFVARLSAFRRDHATVRQSRFLHGRQREADGMPDVIWRDFAGQPLEWRDPALARFCLVKRPSAETTVNESETDVVLIAFNRADRPARVSLPPAPEGTVWTRHIDTTAPDALVAEEPDQRSAPIPAASVIALSLEPSRTET; encoded by the coding sequence ATGGGCGTGACCCACGACGGCGAGGGGGCGAATTTCGCCGTCTATTCCGAACATGCGACACAGGTCAGCTTGTGTCTCTTTTCGCCCGACGGCCAGCAAGAGGTCGCGCGCCTGCCGCTGCCGGAACGCACCGGACCGATCTGGCACGGCTATGTAGCCGGGCTGCCTTACGGAACGCTGTACGGCTACCGGGTGGATGGTCCCTATCAGCCGGAGCGAGGCCACCGGTTCAACGCCAACAAGCTGCTGATCGACCCCTATGCGCGCGAATTTCACGGACGGTTCGCCCACGCCTCGGAAACCTACGGGTTTGATCGCATGGATCCATCGGTCGACCTGTCATTCGATGCCCGCGACAGCGCGCCGTTCGTGCCCAAATCGGTGATCTCGCGGCCCGACTTGTTTGAACCGGCGCTCAGCCCGCTTGCCGGTGTGCCTGCGTCGGAGCTGATCTACGAGGCCCACGCCAAGGGCCTGACCATGCTGCACCCCGACGTGGCGGAGCATCTGCGCGGCACCTACGAGGGTCTGGCCTCGGATTCGGTGATCGAACATCTGCACCGGATCGGGGCCACCACCATCGAATTGCTGCCGGTGCAGGCCTTCCCCGACGACGGTTTCCTGATCGAAAAGGGACTGCGCAACTACTGGGGGTATAATACGATCGGGTTTTTCGCGCCCGAGCCGCGCTATTTCGGCCCCGCCGGGTTTGCCGGGTTCCGCGCCATGGTGCAGCGGTTCCACGATGCGGGCATCCGGGTGCTGATGGACGTGGTCTACAACCACACCGCCGAGGGCGATCAGACCGGCCCGACCCTGGCGTTCCGCGGCCTCGATAATGCCAGCTACTACCGCCTGATCGACGGGCAAAAACGCTATTATGTGAATGACGCGGGCACCGGAAATACGCTGAACATGACCAACCCGCACGTCCTGCGGATGGTGTTGGACAGCCTGCGGTTCTGGGTGACGCAGATGGGGATCGACGGTTTTCGGTTCGATCTGGCGACGACGCTGGGGCGCGAAAGCTATGGGTTCGACCCCCATGGCGGCTTTCTCGACGCGTTGCGCCAGGATCCGATCCTCAGCCAGGTGCGTCTGATTGCCGAACCCTGGGACCTGGGGCCCGGTGGCTATCAACTGGGCAATTTCCCCTACGAATTCTCCGAGTGGAACGACGGGTTCCGCGACACCGCGCGGCGATTCTGGAAAGGCGACGACCACGCCACGCAGGAGTTGGGCGGCAAGCTGCTGGGCTCTGCCGACAAGTTCGATTGCAACGGGCGGCGGACCTGGGCGTCGATCAATTTCCTGACCAGCCACGATGGATTCACCCTGGCTGACGTCACGGCCTACAACGAAAAACACAACGCCGCGAACCTCGAAGACAACCGCGACGGGCATTCCGGCAATTACTCCGACAACTGCGGGGTCGAAGGGGCGACCGACGATCCCGTGATCCTGGCCAAGCGGGCGCTGCGGGCGCGCAACTTGCTGGCGACGATGTTCCTGTCGCAGGGCACGCCCATGTTGCTGGCCGGCGACGAGGTCGGCAACAGCCAGGGCGGCAACAACAACGCCTATTGCCAGGACAGCGACATCGGATGGATCGATTGGTCCGGGGACGACGCGTTGACGGCCTTTGTCGCGCGTCTGTCCGCCTTTCGACGCGACCACGCCACGGTGCGGCAGTCCCGTTTCCTGCATGGACGTCAGCGCGAGGCGGACGGGATGCCCGATGTGATCTGGCGCGACTTTGCCGGTCAACCGCTGGAATGGCGCGATCCGGCGCTGGCGCGGTTCTGTCTGGTCAAGCGGCCTTCGGCGGAAACCACCGTGAACGAAAGCGAGACGGACGTCGTTCTGATCGCCTTCAACCGCGCCGACCGTCCCGCCCGCGTCAGCCTGCCACCCGCCCCCGAGGGCACGGTCTGGACCCGCCACATCGACACCACCGCTCCGGATGCCCTCGTGGCAGAGGAACCCGACCAGCGAAGCGCGCCGATCCCGGCCGCCTCCGTCATCGCCCTATCGCTTGAGCCATCGAGGACCGAGACATGA